One genomic region from Longimicrobium sp. encodes:
- a CDS encoding M61 family metallopeptidase, which yields MKPIFPRAAVLPALALLATAANAQQRRVEYEVAYPNAAHHEAQVTATFRGVPQGRPLQLRMAVSSPGRYARHEFAKNVYDVRVTDASGRPLPVTRPNPQQWDVTPNGTTVRVAYTVFGDRTDGTYLGVDRTHAHMNMPATFMWARGMTDAPIRLAVRPQPGWRVATQLRPTADSTVFEAPNLQYFMDSPTEVGPVVFRSWTETIGGRPVTWRIALHHLGNDAAADTFASMVRRVVAEEVAMWGEPAGYDFGTYTFLSDYLPWASGDGMEHRNSTSLTSSRGITDPGQRLDNVATVSHEFFHSWNVERLRPRALEPFDFERENMSGELWFAEGFTSYWDALFLRRAGLYDDDQYAEDISGNVSTVLNAPGRRRFSAVEMSMQAPFVDAATSIDPVNRGNTFISYYTWGAAIGLGLDLTLRERFPGLSLEDYMRAMWRQYGRFQSPALAPERPYTLADLRRVLGEVTHDTAFANDFFRRYVEGHEAVDYTRVLGAAGFLVRKSAAGRPWLGAYPADDSASVVITQPPIEGGSLYRAGVDRGDRIFAVDGVPTPTADSLAAVMRGHAPGQTVRMDVLQRGVRHDVAVALVENPAVEVVTYEKAGMPVTDAMRTLRRQWLGSRAGAR from the coding sequence ATGAAGCCCATCTTCCCTCGCGCGGCCGTGCTCCCCGCGCTGGCGCTGCTCGCCACCGCCGCGAACGCGCAGCAGCGGCGCGTCGAGTACGAGGTCGCGTATCCCAACGCCGCGCACCACGAGGCGCAGGTCACCGCCACCTTCCGCGGCGTGCCGCAGGGGCGCCCGCTGCAGCTGCGGATGGCCGTCTCGTCGCCCGGCCGGTACGCGCGCCACGAGTTCGCCAAGAACGTCTACGACGTGCGCGTGACCGACGCGTCCGGGCGCCCGCTCCCCGTCACCCGCCCCAACCCGCAGCAGTGGGACGTGACGCCGAACGGGACCACGGTGCGCGTGGCCTACACCGTCTTCGGCGACCGGACGGACGGCACCTACCTGGGCGTCGACCGGACGCACGCGCACATGAACATGCCCGCCACCTTCATGTGGGCGCGGGGGATGACGGACGCCCCGATCCGCCTGGCCGTCCGCCCGCAGCCGGGCTGGCGCGTGGCCACGCAGCTGCGGCCCACGGCCGATTCGACGGTGTTCGAGGCGCCCAATCTCCAGTACTTCATGGATTCGCCCACCGAGGTCGGCCCCGTCGTCTTCCGCAGCTGGACGGAGACGATCGGCGGCAGGCCGGTCACCTGGCGCATCGCCCTGCACCACCTGGGCAACGACGCCGCGGCCGACACCTTCGCCTCGATGGTCCGCCGCGTCGTCGCGGAAGAGGTGGCGATGTGGGGCGAGCCGGCGGGGTACGACTTCGGCACCTACACCTTCCTCTCCGACTACCTCCCGTGGGCCAGCGGCGACGGGATGGAGCACCGCAACAGCACCAGCCTCACCAGCTCGCGCGGCATCACCGACCCCGGGCAGCGGCTGGACAACGTGGCCACCGTGTCGCACGAGTTCTTCCACTCGTGGAACGTGGAGCGGCTGCGCCCGCGCGCGCTGGAGCCGTTCGACTTCGAGCGCGAGAACATGAGCGGCGAGCTCTGGTTCGCCGAGGGCTTCACCAGCTACTGGGACGCGCTCTTCCTGCGCCGCGCGGGGCTGTACGACGACGACCAGTACGCCGAGGACATCTCCGGCAACGTCAGCACCGTGCTGAACGCCCCCGGCCGCCGCCGCTTCAGCGCGGTGGAGATGAGCATGCAGGCGCCCTTCGTCGACGCGGCCACCTCCATCGACCCGGTGAACCGCGGCAACACCTTCATCTCGTACTACACCTGGGGCGCGGCCATCGGGCTGGGGCTGGACCTGACGCTGCGCGAGCGCTTCCCGGGCCTGTCGCTGGAAGACTACATGCGGGCCATGTGGCGGCAGTACGGGCGCTTCCAGTCTCCCGCGCTGGCGCCCGAGCGGCCGTACACCCTGGCCGACCTGCGCCGCGTGCTGGGCGAGGTCACGCACGACACCGCCTTCGCCAACGACTTCTTCCGCCGCTACGTGGAGGGGCACGAGGCGGTGGACTACACGCGCGTGCTGGGCGCCGCCGGCTTCCTGGTCCGCAAGTCGGCCGCGGGGCGCCCCTGGCTGGGCGCCTACCCGGCCGACGACAGCGCCTCCGTCGTCATCACCCAGCCGCCGATCGAGGGCGGCTCGCTGTACCGCGCGGGCGTCGACCGCGGCGACCGCATCTTCGCGGTGGACGGCGTTCCCACCCCCACGGCCGACTCGCTGGCGGCGGTGATGCGCGGGCATGCGCCGGGGCAGACGGTGCGGATGGACGTGCTGCAGCGCGGCGTCCGCCACGACGTCGCCGTCGCCCTGGTCGAGAACCCGGCGGTCGAGGTGGTCACCTACGAGAAGGCGGGGATGCCGGTGACCGACGCCATGCGCACCCTGCGCCGCCAGTGGCTGGGCTCCAGGGCAGGTGCGCGATGA
- a CDS encoding methyl-accepting chemotaxis protein, whose translation MSQVVSRGQIRTRLLTGFGVMMVLLLAAGAVGWTALRSLSASIRTANQGVEEEARLSTALATDVAREIAVAARYIEDTDPAAAVAFDSLRWHTHATHRALRRRELRAEDKGTLVGIDQALSDAEVRYVVARRLREMGRAAEAAAQTDSARAVEAAMLGDLDRLGDAKAKRLGETAGALEGAAQRRAWLLVALIAVAAVVATVVVLRVVRSISGPLDRLARHAGALGEGDLTARTTGHLPGELGLLAEAMNRTSDSLSRIGAGAAGAADSITRSADDLSAISEQLAAAVGEVTRSMTQVSGGAADQVKQLRRVDDALRAMLDQARKVATEVREVSGLAASIEEVARSRREETAGALLTLIQIKRSVQEAAAETEALHAAVADINSFVETVDEIAAQTNLLGLNAAIEAARAGEEGAGFAVVAGEVRKLAGQARAGAERVAGITRTVRQRVESTARAMTAGAAQVDEIERVAQQVEAALATILVAAERTRAAAESVTSAAEGNAAAAVDAASGIAAVAETAEVHAETAEGVRAATTQQESACILVADATRRLIGSAAELRGLVGNLTVAPAEAPKEDQEDPGDAEPTAAPKPFIDTSVIDPNLLTHADGISAHERLRRRRVMAMRD comes from the coding sequence ATGAGCCAGGTGGTCTCCCGCGGACAGATCCGCACACGGCTTCTCACCGGCTTCGGGGTGATGATGGTCCTCCTCCTGGCCGCCGGCGCGGTAGGGTGGACGGCGCTCCGCTCGCTCTCGGCCTCCATCCGCACCGCCAACCAGGGCGTCGAGGAAGAGGCCCGCCTCAGCACCGCGCTGGCGACCGACGTCGCCCGCGAGATCGCCGTGGCGGCGCGCTACATCGAGGACACCGACCCGGCCGCGGCGGTGGCGTTCGACTCGCTGCGCTGGCACACGCACGCCACGCATCGCGCCCTGCGCCGCCGCGAGCTGCGGGCCGAGGACAAGGGGACGCTGGTGGGGATCGACCAGGCGCTCTCCGACGCCGAGGTGCGCTACGTGGTCGCCCGGCGGCTCAGGGAGATGGGGCGCGCCGCCGAGGCCGCCGCGCAGACCGACAGCGCCCGCGCCGTCGAGGCGGCCATGCTGGGCGATCTGGACCGGCTGGGCGATGCCAAGGCGAAGCGGCTGGGTGAGACCGCGGGCGCGCTGGAAGGCGCGGCGCAGCGGCGCGCCTGGCTCCTGGTGGCGCTGATCGCGGTCGCCGCGGTCGTGGCGACGGTCGTCGTGCTCCGCGTGGTGCGCTCCATCAGCGGGCCGCTGGACCGGCTGGCGCGCCACGCCGGCGCGCTGGGCGAGGGCGACCTGACCGCCCGGACCACGGGCCACCTTCCCGGCGAGCTGGGGCTGCTGGCCGAGGCCATGAACCGCACCAGCGACTCGCTCTCGCGCATCGGCGCGGGGGCGGCGGGGGCGGCCGACAGCATCACCCGCTCGGCCGACGACCTTTCCGCCATCTCCGAGCAGCTGGCGGCGGCGGTGGGCGAGGTCACGCGGTCGATGACGCAGGTTTCCGGCGGCGCGGCCGACCAGGTGAAGCAGCTGCGCCGGGTGGACGACGCGCTGCGGGCCATGCTGGACCAGGCGCGCAAGGTGGCGACGGAAGTCCGCGAGGTCTCCGGCCTGGCCGCGTCGATCGAGGAGGTCGCCCGCAGCCGCCGCGAGGAGACGGCCGGGGCGCTGCTCACGCTCATCCAGATCAAGCGCTCGGTGCAGGAGGCCGCGGCCGAGACCGAGGCGCTGCACGCCGCCGTCGCCGACATCAACTCCTTCGTGGAGACGGTGGACGAGATCGCCGCGCAGACCAACCTCCTCGGCCTGAACGCGGCCATCGAGGCGGCGCGCGCGGGCGAGGAGGGCGCGGGCTTCGCCGTGGTCGCGGGCGAGGTGCGCAAGCTGGCCGGGCAGGCGCGCGCCGGCGCCGAGCGCGTGGCGGGGATCACCCGCACCGTGCGCCAGCGCGTGGAGTCCACCGCCCGCGCCATGACCGCCGGCGCGGCGCAGGTGGACGAGATCGAGCGGGTGGCGCAGCAGGTGGAGGCCGCGCTGGCCACGATCCTGGTGGCCGCCGAGCGCACCCGCGCCGCCGCCGAGAGCGTCACCTCCGCGGCCGAGGGGAACGCCGCCGCCGCGGTCGACGCGGCGTCCGGCATCGCCGCGGTGGCGGAGACGGCGGAGGTGCACGCCGAGACGGCGGAGGGCGTCCGCGCGGCCACCACGCAGCAGGAGAGCGCCTGCATCCTGGTGGCCGACGCCACACGGCGGCTGATCGGCAGCGCGGCCGAGCTGCGCGGCCTGGTCGGCAACCTCACCGTCGCCCCGGCCGAGGCGCCGAAGGAAGACCAGGAGGATCCGGGAGATGCGGAGCCGACGGCGGCGCCGAAGCCGTTCATCGACACTTCCGTCATCGATCCGAATCTCCTCACGCACGCCGACGGCATCAGCGCGCATGAGCGGCTGCGGCGCAGGCGGGTGATGGCGATGCGCGACTAG
- a CDS encoding branched-chain amino acid ABC transporter substrate-binding protein has product MRIPPALRRALAPMLACAALASCTQGGDTILIGTAGPFKEAYATMVRHAVEMAADEVNARGGIGGRRLQVVAVDDEGDGVKAGAVARGFYENPGIVGVVGHANSGGTVGAAPEYDRGLPAIVPSATSPEITGISPWVFRVTVNDSVNGANLARYAARLDRRRVVVLYENNVYGRGLAQAFLAAYPGKPLGVDPIAGDGSKVEPFVSYYRGVQPDLVFVAGTEMSGRALLREAQRQGFRPQWLAGDGWPGVAADTAASEGALIATPVRLDRTDEGRHFAEAFQTRYGVRPDANAAMAYDAAMLLAKAIEAVGPDRAAIRDWLAKVKGGNAFRGVTGEIRFRPDGDPDRAGFVMTRVHDGALVPLEDAR; this is encoded by the coding sequence GTGCGCATTCCCCCCGCACTCCGCCGCGCCCTTGCGCCCATGCTGGCCTGCGCCGCGCTCGCATCGTGCACGCAAGGCGGCGACACCATCCTCATCGGCACCGCCGGCCCGTTCAAGGAAGCCTACGCCACCATGGTGCGCCACGCCGTGGAGATGGCCGCCGACGAGGTGAACGCCCGCGGCGGCATCGGCGGGCGGCGCCTGCAGGTGGTGGCCGTCGACGACGAGGGCGACGGCGTGAAGGCCGGCGCCGTGGCCCGCGGCTTCTACGAGAACCCCGGCATCGTCGGTGTCGTCGGCCACGCCAACTCGGGCGGCACCGTGGGCGCCGCGCCCGAGTACGACCGCGGCCTGCCCGCCATCGTTCCCAGCGCCACCTCGCCCGAGATCACCGGCATCTCGCCGTGGGTCTTTCGCGTGACCGTGAACGACTCGGTGAACGGCGCCAACCTGGCCCGCTACGCCGCGCGGCTGGACCGCCGCCGCGTGGTGGTGCTCTACGAGAACAACGTCTACGGCCGCGGGCTGGCGCAGGCGTTCCTGGCCGCCTACCCCGGCAAGCCGCTGGGCGTGGACCCCATCGCCGGCGACGGGAGCAAGGTGGAGCCGTTCGTCTCGTACTACCGCGGCGTGCAGCCCGACCTGGTGTTCGTGGCGGGGACCGAGATGTCGGGCCGCGCGCTCCTGCGCGAGGCGCAGCGGCAGGGCTTCCGGCCGCAGTGGCTGGCGGGCGACGGGTGGCCCGGCGTGGCCGCCGACACCGCGGCGTCGGAAGGCGCGCTCATCGCCACGCCGGTGCGGCTGGACCGGACCGACGAGGGGCGCCACTTCGCCGAGGCGTTCCAGACGCGCTACGGCGTGCGCCCCGACGCCAACGCCGCCATGGCGTACGACGCCGCGATGCTGCTGGCGAAGGCCATCGAGGCGGTGGGGCCGGACCGCGCGGCGATCCGCGACTGGCTGGCCAAGGTGAAGGGCGGCAACGCCTTCCGCGGCGTGACCGGCGAGATCCGCTTCCGCCCCGACGGCGATCCCGACCGCGCGGGCTTCGTGATGACCCGGGTGCACGACGGCGCCCTCGTTCCGCTGGAGGACGCACGATGA
- a CDS encoding glutaminyl-peptide cyclotransferase translates to MIPGLRRAGRPAALLTLATLAFCACDRKGGIDKDPGVNEPPRPVAPVTPATVLRSFPHDTAAFTQGLLWHEGWLYESTGREGRSTLRQVELETGKVLRKADIPSPYFAEGLALFEGRLYQLTWQNQQGFIYTLGDFRQAGTFPYQGEGWGLTTDGKSLILSDGSNELRVLDPRTFAVQRTVEVMDGTVFVNDINELEWVKGEIWANVWHTDRIARIDPQTGKVKAWVDLTGILETSQHPDPEAVLNGIAYDEAHDRLFVTGKLWPTLFEISVPGVAGGGGAAAR, encoded by the coding sequence ATGATCCCCGGACTCCGCCGCGCCGGGCGCCCCGCCGCCCTGCTCACCCTCGCCACGCTCGCCTTCTGCGCCTGCGACCGGAAAGGCGGCATCGACAAGGATCCGGGTGTGAACGAACCTCCCAGGCCCGTGGCACCGGTGACGCCCGCTACCGTGCTGCGCAGCTTTCCGCACGACACCGCGGCGTTCACGCAGGGGCTGCTCTGGCACGAGGGGTGGCTGTACGAGAGCACCGGCCGCGAGGGGCGCTCCACGCTGCGCCAGGTGGAACTGGAGACGGGAAAGGTGCTGCGAAAGGCCGATATCCCCTCGCCCTACTTCGCCGAGGGGCTCGCGCTCTTCGAGGGGCGGCTGTACCAGCTCACCTGGCAGAACCAGCAGGGCTTCATCTACACCCTGGGCGACTTCAGGCAGGCCGGCACCTTCCCGTACCAGGGCGAGGGATGGGGGCTCACCACGGACGGGAAGTCGCTCATCCTTTCCGACGGCTCCAACGAGCTGCGCGTGCTGGACCCGCGCACCTTCGCCGTGCAGCGCACGGTGGAGGTGATGGACGGCACCGTGTTCGTGAACGACATCAACGAGCTGGAGTGGGTGAAGGGCGAGATCTGGGCGAACGTGTGGCACACCGACCGCATCGCCCGCATCGACCCGCAGACCGGGAAGGTGAAGGCGTGGGTGGACCTGACGGGGATCCTGGAAACGTCGCAGCATCCGGACCCCGAGGCCGTGCTGAACGGGATCGCCTACGACGAGGCGCACGACCGGCTGTTCGTGACCGGGAAGCTGTGGCCCACGCTCTTCGAGATCAGCGTTCCCGGCGTGGCGGGCGGGGGCGGCGCGGCGGCGCGGTGA